From Coffea arabica cultivar ET-39 chromosome 9c, Coffea Arabica ET-39 HiFi, whole genome shotgun sequence, one genomic window encodes:
- the LOC113714074 gene encoding zinc finger BED domain-containing protein RICESLEEPER 2-like has translation MDKNYKYNPSQKDWEVAAIDHGCLKRFYDATLHFSGTKFPTANVFFLDICSIQLQLMKWEQSEYDFLRHVAGPMKEKFEKYWEECSLVLAIAVVLDPRFEMDLAEYYYRQIHGRNAEKHIQRVRITFVDFYMDYEGELLPSLDLWNSESV, from the coding sequence ATGGACAAGAACTACAAGTATAATCCATCTCAAAAGGACTGGGAAGTTGCTGCTATTGATCATGGTTGTCTAAAACGCTTTTATGATGCAACTCTCCATTTTAGTGGTACCAAATTTCCAACAGCAAATGtgttttttcttgatatttgtaGCATTCAACTTCAATTGATGAAATGGGAACAAAGTGAATATGACTTTCTTAGACATGTGGCTGGTCCAATGAAAGAGAAGTTTGAAAAATATTGGGAAGAGTGTAGTTTGGTGTTGGCAATAGCTGTAGTGCTTGATCCAAGGTTTGAGATGGATTTGGCGGAGTATTATTATAGACAAATTCATGGACGTAATGCTGAAAAACATATTCAACGGGTTCGCATTACTTTTGTTGATTTCTATATGGATTATGAAGGTGAACTTTTACCATCATTAGATCTTTGGAATAGTGAAAGTGTTTAG